The genomic segment ATGCGGAGGAGGCTTGCGCTGATGGATGCGATTATCGCCGCGACGTGCAACGACGCGTTGAAGACGTGCGCCACCACGTTCTCCCATTCGGCCACCGAGGCGTCTACGCCGCAGGTGCGCCAGACGTTCATGCAGCTGGCGCAAACCGCGGTCTATCGCCAGGGCGAGCTGGCCAAGATCATGGAGCAAAAAGGCTGGTATACGCCGGTGCCGGCGCGCCAGGAGGATGTGCAGAAAGTCGTCTCGGAGCTGAAGCAGCTGACGCAGATGCCGGCGACGGTGTAACTGTGCGGGTTCCGTCAGCGTTCGGCCACGGCCGCGGTGCGCGCGAGCACGGCCAGGGCGGCCAGCACCAGCGCCGCGCCAAGCCAGGCCGCCGCCGTCAACCGCTCCCCTAGGACGACGACGCTGAGCAGCGCGGCGGTCAGCGGTTCCGCGAGCGTCAACGTCGCGCCCGCGGCCGCCGAGACCGTGGTGAGACCCCGCATATACAAGCCGTGGGCTGCGGCCGTCGCGATAAGCCCCAAGTGAAGCGCGACGGCTAGCCCGCGCGGATTCGCCAGCCAGTTGAGGCGGGTTGTAAACAGAAGCGGCGCGAGAAGCAACGCTCCCGCAACGAAGATGGAAGGCACGGCCACGTCGGCGGAAACGGTACGCAGTAGCGATTTGCCGGCCACCGTGTAGAGCGCGAACGACGCGCCGGCCAAAAGCGCCAGCAGGACCCCGCCGGCGTCCACGCGCCACGTACCGTCGCCCATAAGCAGGAGAGCGCAGCCGCCGACCGCGACCGCCGTCGCCGCCAGCCAGGCCAGCGTCGGCCGGCGCCGCGCCACGAGCATCTCCAGCGCGCCGGCCACAACAGGCGAACTGCCGATGGCGATCAGCGTGCCCACGGCTACGCCCGTGCGGAGCAGGCCAGAGAAAAACGCGACTTGATACAGCGCGATGGACGCCCCGGCCAGCAGCGCCGCCGGATGGCGCCACACCACGGCCCGGAACGATCCTCGCCAGGCCGCCAGCGCAAACAGAGCGGCCCCGCCGATGGCCAGGCGCATAGCCGCCACGGCCAGCGGCGACGCACCTGTCGGCGCGAGGGCCTGAGCGGTACCGGTCGTTCCCCACAAAACCGCAGCTGCCAACACCCAGGCGGCTCCTCCGGACACGGCGGCGCTCGCCGTGCGCGGCTCCGTTCTCACTGCGGCGTACCTCCCGCTGAAACGACACCGGCCGCTATGCCCACGACCGGGCATAACGGCCGGAAATTTGTGGTAGCCCCAACGGGATTCGAACCCGTGCCTCAGCCTTGAAAGGGCTGTGTCCTAGGCCTCTAGACGATGGGGCCGCGCCTGCTCCTGCGCGGCGACAGGAACCGTTGCTAGTGTACCATCTTCGTGCGCTAATGTCAAATGAAATAGCCTCCGCAGCGCGGCGCACGCCGTCGCCGCGCTGAGGCGGCGAGACTGGTGGGCCCGGCTGGGTTCGAACCAGCGACCAATCGATTATGAGTCGACTGCTCTAACCGCTGAGCTACGGGCCCGAGACGCGAAGCGGGGCGACGAATCGCTGCGCCCCGCATCCGTAATTATAAGACGCCGGGCGCAGCGTGTCAACGCGTGGCCGGCTGCGCCGAGGCTATTCGAGGAAGTCTCTCAGCTTCTTGCTGCGGCTCGGATGGCGCAGCTTGCGCAGCGCCTTGGCTTCGATCTGGCGGATGCGCTCGCGCGTGACGCCGAACTCTTGCCCCACTTCCTCCAGCGTCCGCGCCCGCCCGTCGTCGAGGCCAAAGCGCAGGCGGAGCACTTTCTCCTCCCGCGGAGTCAAGGACTCCAGGACGTCCTCCAGCTGCTCCCGCAGCATCGTGTACGACGCGGCGTCGGCGGGCGCCTGCGCGTCCTGGTCCTCAATGAAGTCGCCCAGGTGGCTGTCCTCTTCCTCGCCGATGGGCGTCTCCAAGGACACCGGTTCCTGCGCGATCTTCATGATCTCGCGGACGCGCTCTTCGGTCATGCCCATCCGCTCGGCGATCTCCGCCGCGGTGGGCTCACGGCCCAGCTCCTGCAGCAGCTGGCGCGACACCCGCACCAGCTTGTTGATGGTCTCGACCATATGCACCGGGATGCGGATGGTCCGCGCCTGATCCGCAATGGCCCGGGTGATGGCCTGCCGGATCCACCACGTGGCGTACGTGCTGAACTTGAAGCCTTTCCGGTAGTCGAATTTCTCGACCGCCTTCAGCAGGCCCAAGTTGCCTTCCTGGATCAAGTCCAAGAAGAGCATGCCGCGACCCACGTAGCGCTTGGCGATGCTGACGACGAGGCGCAGATTGGCCTCGATCAGCTTGCGGCGAGCTTCCTCGTCTCCCTGCTCGATCCGCTTCGCCAGCTCCACCTCTTCCTCCGCCGTCAGCAGCGGCACCCGTCCGATTTCCTTCAAATACATGCGGACGGGGTCATCCAAACCGATTCCGGCAGGCAGATCCAGGTCGAGATCCTCATCGCTGATTTCGCTCACGTCGTCCTTGGCAGGCAGAGGATCATCCGGCTCCGCCACCGGTTCCAAGTCTCCGGCGTCCGCGACGATGTCGACGCCCAAACGAGCAAGGCGGTCATAAATCTCGTCTATCTGCTCCGGGGAGATCTCCGCGTCTTGCAGCGCATCCATGATCTCCCGGTACGTCAGCGACCCTTGTTGCTTGCCGCGCTCCACCAATTCTTCAATGCTTTCCATGTCCGGAACGTTGTAGTTGCCGTTCGCTTCTTTCATCGCCGCTCCCCCCTTTCTCCGTGGACTTACCGTTGAACGAGTTCGCCGAACATGCTCCGCAAACGCTTATACTCGACCAACAGCTCCGCCAGCATACCGGGAGCCTTGAGCGGATCCGCACTGTTCATCAGCGCGTCCAACCGGTCGGCCAGCTGCGCCAATTTTCGCCGACCACGCTGCCGCTGCAGTTCCCGCCACGCATCGTCCCACGGAACGTCCGCCATGGACTCATCGGCCCACAGCGTGCGCAACAGCGTCGCTGCCGCGCTTTCGGGCAGCGACTGCAGCCACTGCTCCGTGTCCACGCCGGCCGGTCGTCCGCGCAGGAGCGCCGCTGCTCGAGCCGTCGTCTCCCCGGACCACTCGCCGGGAACGTCCAGCGCCGCCAGATAAGGCGTGCGCTTGACGTCGGTCAGGACGTGCCGTAAGATCACTTGTTCGGCATAAAACAGCAGATCTCCTCCGCCGCGTCCCGAATGGCGAGTTTGTTCGTTGTCACGGCGTGGAAAACCTTTATTATTATGGCGCTTTTTTTCCGCGCTATGTCCGTATCCCCCGACGACCGCCCGCTGCGCCCGCCGCAAGTCGGCTCGAACCGCTTCCGGGGTCACTCCGCAGCGTTCTGCGATAAATTGGATATATCCTTCCCTTTCTACCGCGCTTTCCAGCCGCGCCAGGATGGCCGCCGCCCGCTGCACCGCCCGGGCCCGGCCTTCCACCGTGGCCAGCGACTCCTCGGCGAACACTTTGTTCAACTTGTATTCGGTCAGCGGCACCGCGGTGCCGACCAGCTCGCGAAACCATTCCGGCCCGTGGCCCCGCACCAGCTCGTCCGGGTCGTACCCCTGCGGCAGCGAGGCCACGCCCACGCGCAGGCCGCAGGCGGCCAGCAAATCCAGGCTGCGCAGCGTCGCCGCCTCGCCGGCAGCGTCCGCGTCAAAGGCGATGACAGCCCGCTCCGCCACGCGCGAAAGCATTCTCGCCTGCTGCTCGGTGAACGCGGTGCCCAGCGAGGCTACCACGTTTTCGATGCCGTGCTGGTGCAGGCTGATGCAATCCATGTAGCCTTCAACGATGATAACGGTTCCCGACTCGCGCGCCGCCTTGGCGGCCAAATGCAGCCCGTACAAGACGTTGCGCTTGCTGAACAGCGCCGTCTCCGGCGAATTAAGATACTTGGGCCCGCTCCCCCCGTCCCCTAGCAGCCGGCCACCGAAGCCGACGATGCGCCCGGTGTGGTCCCAAATCG from the Bacillota bacterium genome contains:
- a CDS encoding RNA polymerase sigma factor RpoD; the encoded protein is MESIEELVERGKQQGSLTYREIMDALQDAEISPEQIDEIYDRLARLGVDIVADAGDLEPVAEPDDPLPAKDDVSEISDEDLDLDLPAGIGLDDPVRMYLKEIGRVPLLTAEEEVELAKRIEQGDEEARRKLIEANLRLVVSIAKRYVGRGMLFLDLIQEGNLGLLKAVEKFDYRKGFKFSTYATWWIRQAITRAIADQARTIRIPVHMVETINKLVRVSRQLLQELGREPTAAEIAERMGMTEERVREIMKIAQEPVSLETPIGEEEDSHLGDFIEDQDAQAPADAASYTMLREQLEDVLESLTPREEKVLRLRFGLDDGRARTLEEVGQEFGVTRERIRQIEAKALRKLRHPSRSKKLRDFLE
- a CDS encoding EamA family transporter, with translation MPGRGHSGRCRFSGRYAAVRTEPRTASAAVSGGAAWVLAAAVLWGTTGTAQALAPTGASPLAVAAMRLAIGGAALFALAAWRGSFRAVVWRHPAALLAGASIALYQVAFFSGLLRTGVAVGTLIAIGSSPVVAGALEMLVARRRPTLAWLAATAVAVGGCALLLMGDGTWRVDAGGVLLALLAGASFALYTVAGKSLLRTVSADVAVPSIFVAGALLLAPLLFTTRLNWLANPRGLAVALHLGLIATAAAHGLYMRGLTTVSAAAGATLTLAEPLTAALLSVVVLGERLTAAAWLGAALVLAALAVLARTAAVAER
- a CDS encoding DNA primase, whose protein sequence is MALRFTPELIEEVKARADIVAIVSEHVALRRSGKNYVGLCPFHAEKTPSFTVSPDKQMFHCFGCQAGGDVITFVMRITGSDFPTAMERLARRVGVDVSRYVASPDELERMRERQRLQEALRLAAVFFANMLRSRAGQAARAYLQYRGVSPASVQRFQLGYAPPGDALRRFLQERGIDDEVAIAAGLLVQGQEGKAPYPRFRDRLMFPIWDHTGRIVGFGGRLLGDGGSGPKYLNSPETALFSKRNVLYGLHLAAKAARESGTVIIVEGYMDCISLHQHGIENVVASLGTAFTEQQARMLSRVAERAVIAFDADAAGEAATLRSLDLLAACGLRVGVASLPQGYDPDELVRGHGPEWFRELVGTAVPLTEYKLNKVFAEESLATVEGRARAVQRAAAILARLESAVEREGYIQFIAERCGVTPEAVRADLRRAQRAVVGGYGHSAEKKRHNNKGFPRRDNEQTRHSGRGGGDLLFYAEQVILRHVLTDVKRTPYLAALDVPGEWSGETTARAAALLRGRPAGVDTEQWLQSLPESAAATLLRTLWADESMADVPWDDAWRELQRQRGRRKLAQLADRLDALMNSADPLKAPGMLAELLVEYKRLRSMFGELVQR